The Leptodactylus fuscus isolate aLepFus1 chromosome 5, aLepFus1.hap2, whole genome shotgun sequence genome segment TTGATGAGATCTGCTATTTTGAGTCCGTCTAATTTAGTCCAGAAGTTAGAGTCTGCACATAGCTGTTTCTTTAGAATTGCAGGGACTGTAGAAGCAGGCATAATAGGAGAAATCTGTGGTGACAATAAGGGACCATACTGTGACCATGTTTCACATGGTCCACGTAGAAGCGTATTAAAGGATGAGTTTCTCATCGACTTTGCGTCTGGTGCCCAAATCATTTGTTTGTACATTAAGCCAAAATGGGCTCGTTCTAAAGCAGTCAAAATCTGGTCTCTTACTGGGAATGCCATGGACATCCATCTGGAGAGCTGAACTGGTCTTATTTTAAAGCCAAGATTAGAAgaattgtaaataaataaaattttctcAGTTTGAGACCCTTGTACCTTAGAGGAACAGACTCCACAAGACGTCTGAAAGTACCAAGATAAGAGAGAATAATATTTGCTGTTCTGTTGTGTGTCTGGCAGGTTTCGGTGAACCTTCTATTTCTACATCGGCTTCATCCTATTCATGTCTTATATGTAATAACAGAAGGTTCCAGCAATTTTATACAGATCAAGCaccctccatgtgaacttacccttaatgtaAAAGTGTGAAAGAAGTAAAAAACAGTTCAACAATCTTATTGTCGTAAAAGGgtaattcacacagggtttcttggtcaggattttgaggtggatacggcctcaaaatcctgaccaaaaatccccgtgtgagtaattgaaatcaattggagccggtcagttcttttttcctggtgccgtttgttccggctcctggaaaaagatacgaggtgctcattcttttaggcggattcacctcgcgatttggcctcaagatactccctcctcccaactaggccaattcatttgggactaatccagagcagagtgcaacCCGTAGGAGTGCTGTCtctacctcaggttccagtccaaaaaaaacctgtgtgaacttaccctaaggatatAAAGAGTATGGGGTGCGATAGATTGTCCTACAGAACATCCTCTGCGTGAAGACATTATGGTATATCGTGTGCATATGTCATGAATGTCCTTGATTTGAAAATCCCATTTAACCCCTCTCCGATGGTGAATTTTTTcgcttttcgtttttgactctctgaCTTAATTGCTCTCCatattagcactagagatgagcgagtagtattcgattgagtaggtattcgatcgaatactacagtattcaaaatactcgtactcgattgaggaCCAATCGCTATtccaatggaaaaattcgatgcagaaccagcgttgattggccaaatgttatacagtcggccaatcaacactgattcttctcctacctttagaagtcttctccatgcagcttccccacggcttcttctggctctgaattcactctgcaggcatcaggcctgtgcagagccgactgcgcatgtccgcgctacaagaaaatggccgctttgactgattgagaatgggcagaatcagcgtagaagtgggtggaggtaaatttgcagcggcacacATGGCCCTCTAAAGCCGTTACAATTttttatgtggccccatgggaaaatgaattgcccacccctgttttAGATCCttcagagggagggggggggggtcttatcaCTTATGTAACGCATTACAATATTAATACATTTCAATgaattgcaaaatattggcacaTCTATTGTAGGCTGCAAAGATCAGCCTGTAGTAGAAGTAATGCCAAGAGAATCCTGGGATCCTTCTATAGGTTTTAGGCTATTAGGACACTGGATTGCTGGCCTCAGATCACCCGGAAGGTTGACGCCTCCTTCATCGGGCATTGATCATGGTAATTAGTGCTGagtctttgctgtataatacaggagatgagcggccgccatatttaaatggtcaaaatctgccgtactattacagtggatgtcagaaaggggttaaagaacTGACTCTtagaaaatgttgaagacttgattttttttttttttgttatatttctcCATCGGCCAGAACTCTGGAGACCCATCAGACAGAGCAGAGAGGTCTCCTGAGATATATCCTACCTGGTACCTtacctccatatatacataaatatcacCAGGTTTTCCTCACATTCGTGTGTCGTGGTGGAGGCCGACACTGCCGCTGTCTCATAGTCTCCTCCATCCCTCCAGAGAGTAACAAGAAGAAGAAATATTATCCTGAACATGAATATCAAGAACAAAGAAATATCTGATGTGATTcacaataaaatattaataatattcacCGATCTGCCATATCATTAAAACATTGTGTCAGTCCCTTCGTGTTTCCTAAGCAGCTGTATCTTAGAGGAATGGACTCCGCAAGACGTCTTAAGTTACCAAGAAAAGTGAGAATAATATTTGCTGCCCTGTTGTGTTTCTAGCAGGGTTAGGTGAACCTTCTATTTCTACACATCGGCTTCTCCATATTCCTGTCTTCTATGTAATAACAGAAGATTCCAGCAATTGTATACCGATCAAGCAGAGAATAATAAGAGATGAAGATTCTGTAGAGTTCTGTCATTTCTTCTATGTGAGGGTCTCATGTTTATCCTGGATCTGTCTCTGGGAACCTTTGGGGCTCTCGGACATCCATATTCTGACCACAGTGAAGGCAACAATGTGCAGTCTATGGATTCCCTTATACAGGAGATCTGACAATAGCCCAGGATGTCAGTGTGGAAATATATGGATCTTCAGTACAAGTGAAAGTAGATACCAGATCACGTCCAGCCATCACTCTCCTCACTGCCACTTTAAGTTTATACATCTTATCCTAGGAACTTACTGTGTCGTTTGTTATTTTCCTGTCTTATGACACAGAAAGGAACTAATATGGTGCAGAATTCCTGTGCAAAGTAGACCgagtttaaaatggtgtaaaggATTTACAACAATGTATTTGCAACAAAAATTCTTGTTGTGCAGCCACATATTTGTCTCCATACGAGAGAAATGATTTGTGTCTGCTTAGGTTATGCCAAGAATTgtagggtctttggtgtgtgcaccaaatatttgttccttaagGCCTCCAAGATAACATTTTTGTCCACAGATTTTGTGCCAATATTTGTCTCATGTTGAGCCTGAATTTTGGAACGTCAAGAAACTCTCCATATCCATGAAGGTCTGTACGGCTGATCCATAAATGTGTCTATAACTTGGAAAGGGATTTGGACTTTAAGACCGTGCAAAGATAGACAATATTGATAAATTTCCATGTTTATCACAGACGACACATCTTTCTATTGTCCATGAAAAAACACTATAATTTTCTATGTTTTTGGATCTGTGATTTTCACagatccatagactataatgggcgtGTGAACCAAAATGTAACAACTGGTCAGCAATATGGGGTGCAAAAATGATGTCTATTAAAATTATTGTCCTCGAGTAACATGAACATTTGCAGGTGTCTGAATGAGGCCTCACCGTGGTATCTTATAACATGAGTAATTATATTTTTGGTCCAATTACAGGAGAACAACAAGACGGAGGTCACAAATTTCTTTCTTTTAGGATTTCAAGGTAGTCAAGATGTAAGACAATTCCTGTTCTGCCTTTTTCTGGTGCTTTACTGTgggacaatatgtgggaacctcctgatcatcaccctggtgtccaccagtaagatcctccacactccaatgtacttcttcatctcacaattGTCCACCTGTGACATTTTATTGACCATCTCTATTGTCCCCAACCTGCTCCACATCCTACTCAATAACGGGGCGATGGTTACATTTATAGGGTGTATTTTACAGCTTTATTTTTTTGGCACCTCAGATGTGTTTGAGTGTTTCCTCCTCGCTGTGATGTCCTATGaccgatatgtggccatctgtaatcctctcCGTTACTCCTCTATCATGACAAATGAGACTTGTGTGATATTGATCGTCATCTGTTGGGTTGCTGGATTTTCTATTATTTTGATTTACATCATAGCAACAATAAAATTAGACTATTGTGGCCCAAACATCATTGACCATGTATTCTGTGACATTGTCCCCTTACTAGAACTTGCCTGTTCTGATACATTTATTATTCATTTGGAGATGTATCTAATAGGTATTTTAACTATTTTCATCCCATCCACAATCATTGTAGTGTCTTACACTTCTATTATtcgggcagtcttaaggatcccatccagcactggtagacagaaagtcttctccacctgtagctcccacctcattgtggtctccatattcttcTGGACTATATTCAGTGTTTATATTGTTCCAACAAAAGGACAAACATCGACCATGagtaagatcctctccctgctatatactgtgtttacttCATtggtcaaccccattatatacagtctgaggaataaagatATTAGGAAAGCCATAAAGGAAACCATTGATAAACATGTGATCTGGTAAGCTGTATTGTCGGTATTGTATTTATATGTATCTGCCACTGTGCATACAGTTTATATACAATACCGTTCAAAATTTCAGCCAGCAAATCACCAGATAATAGGAGGAGACTAAGAGGTTTCCAAAGAGTGAGGTTGTGTGCCTGAAGAGCATGTGTCTAGCCCCTTATGCTACTGTGTTACAGTCCTGAGACCAAGTGAAGTAAGTTGTCTATAACtgaatttaaccacttcagtagcaGGTCAGTTTCTGGTCCAGGaacagacacatttttggtttttttttgctcctgtggatttgagggctataacatttttatcatttgggtaccgatccatccttgcagaacaagagagaGACTGCCTGatcatatatagtctatggtcactCCTGAATAGGTTAAAGAAACATGTACCAAACCTAAGAAGGGGTGCAAAAAGTCCCATCACCAAGTCCCCGACATCCAAGTGGAGCCTCCAAGTAAGAAAAATTTCTCCATTTAACGTGGGATCTGTTGTCTGCTGTTTGTATCAATTGCCTGTAAAGTTGAAAACTTTCACCTGCAGTCACATCTGGAGCTAGAGAGAGATTTGTCTCTGATATAGCTTAGAATAAAAATTCAGCATCTCCATAGCTTCCCACCACAATGATCTTCTCTTCTCCTTAGAGGACAATCATTTTCACAGAAAACTAGAAAGAAGATGAAATACAGCTGAGCTCCGATCGTGGGTGTCAAGCCCTTTAAATGCCATGGTGAAAAATGACTGCGTCATCCAAGGGGTTATACAATAATAATGTCCCTATCGGCACT includes the following:
- the LOC142204343 gene encoding olfactory receptor 10A7-like, which codes for MTHKDASQAQVMFGTSPSRPKTFGSLGEENNKTMAVTFFLIGFQVKRGFRLSLLCLFLMVYCLTICGNLLFITLVSTRLGEPSISTHRLLHIPVFYVITEDSSNCIPIKQRIIRDEDSVEFCHFFYENNKTEVTNFFLLGFQGSQDVRQFLFCLFLVLYCGTICGNLLIITLVSTSKILHTPMYFFISQLSTCDILLTISIVPNLLHILLNNGAMVTFIGCILQLYFFGTSDVFECFLLAVMSYDRYVAICNPLRYSSIMTNETCVILIVICWVAGFSIILIYIIATIKLDYCGPNIIDHVFCDIVPLLELACSDTFIIHLEMYLIGILTIFIPSTIIVVSYTSIIRAVLRIPSSTGRQKVFSTCSSHLIVVSIFFWTIFSVYIVPTKGQTSTMSKILSLLYTVFTSLVNPIIYSLRNKDIRKAIKETIDKHVIW